The Musa acuminata AAA Group cultivar baxijiao chromosome BXJ2-2, Cavendish_Baxijiao_AAA, whole genome shotgun sequence genome contains the following window.
CCATAATCTATCAAGTTATCTAATTTAAGATCTCATTATGATTCAACTATTGTAGACTGCCACCACCTTACCCTCCTTTTCAAAGAAAGATAATAATTTGTTGAAACACTTACCATAATCTCTCAAAATCATTAAACTCAAGATCTAATAAGGTTTCAACTACTTCTATGAGCAAGGAGGAGGAGGTTTGAGTTTACTAGTATTACCTAAAGTTTAACCATTTAGGTCTATCAAATTAATAGTTCTCCATTGGGTAACAACTTTATTTAGGAGAAATATCATTTCTTAACCTGATTACATAAAAGAAAATGCTTTAGATAAACATTGCATCTTTGGACTACTAAATCATTTAGAAAGTAAGCACATATCAAAGAGCTCCTaaacaaaaaattatattatacttCCACTTACATGTAATTGAATACCAACAGTAATTATCGTGTTGCAACCAGAAACTAAGACGAGAAACAAAAAAGGGTAGAGAACGGAAGCTCTTTTTAACCTGAAAGCAATTGCGATTTCGTTTCCGAACATATCCAGAGCCCTATCCATGATCTCCAACGGCGAAGCGTTCTCGAGCGCCTTATTTAGCTCCTCATAGTCCACCGCTGCTGATGGCGCCGTAGCCTCCTCCCCTACCGCAGCGTtcgccgcctccgccaccgccgcaGAGGGGACTACCGAGTCGTTCCTCTTGGTGGGTTCGACGGCACAGCACGGCCGCGCCAGCATCCGCCGCGGCCGGGGACCACCGCTCGCCGCCGACGTGGCAATCGACGGCTCCGGATGCCTAATGGACGCAATTAAGGCCgctaaaaggagaaaaaaaacatttttttagCTCAGAAATGGGGAAAGGCGTAATCTTAAGAAAGCGGAAGACGGAGCAAGTTAATACCTTTGAAGTCCCCAGAGAGGAGGGAACGGGAAGTGATCGAGCTCGAGATAGCCGCGGCGGAAGCCATTACGGAAACAAAATCGAACAACCAAACTAGCCAAAATTCCTACGAAACAGAGAAGAGATTTCACGTTCTTGGGAACGGAAGAGTCGGAGGCCAAAGCATAAATAGTGCAAACCATGGGAAGCAGGCCGCCTCGGTTCATTGAATCGGGACGGTATTCCGGGCGAACATGGAACTTGACACGTGGCATCCGACGGATGGTCCGATCTCTCGCCAGACGAAGGCGCTGCCGTCGCTTTTGTTATTTTATGCCACAAGTAAAGAGTGGTTTATAATGCCACAAAATACCACACTACCGTTTATTATTTTATGTGGAGCAAAATGCTTTAAAGTACTCAAAAAATGACAAGCATATTCTTTATTATGTTTGATTAGGCAATTTGTATACTCCAATGAAGAATCTCACTTTGTTGTCAAGGGAGTCAATTTGGGCGGCCATGTGGATCTATATATGGCTGTTCAAATTAATTGCTATATCTACACCGCTAACATATGACAATATTTGATCATAATGGcaaattctcaaaaaaaaaaaaatatttttaattttattatgatattattttttatatttatgagaggacatctctctttttttttttttagattcacTGAATATTCTTCtcccattttttttttgtatatctaTCGATTAATTTTAGATAGATCCATTGAATCAGATACAATGttctgtttataatattttttaatagattaTAATTTATTGAAAAATAGTACCatgaaaattaatttactttttttataaaaaaaatcacccAACACATAACATCaactaataatatttattaatctcTGTTTGTTGTGTTGATGTCAATGGGTTAAAATTGCATATGTAAAATGATGCATTTATTTATGCATAGAAATCATAAAGCCCAGTCCTTCATGCGATGGATGGTGTGATTTCACTTGGTTGGATTTCAGTGTCACGTGATGCCCTCGTGAATGACACATGGATACAGCACAGAAACCATACATCTTCGTtagttttctcctcctcctcctctaaggAGAAACACATTATAGGGTTCTGTAAGGAAGATGATTGGATCAAAGATCTGAAGccattatttatgatttatatgacAAAATCAGAACATTATATACCATGGAAATACCCCCCAAAAGAAAAAGAGCTTGGCGTCGGAAAGCAGCAGTTTTGGtgggtcatgagagaacacaggaTGTGTCCACGTGATCTACCACTTGCAAGCCATGTTGTGCGCAGTCGAACGCTGTCAATCCTGCTAGATTTAGACGCTCACCACATCCACAGGCTCAGGAAGGAGGCGAGCACAGGTAAGTGTAGCTGTCGCTGTCAGTGTTGGATGAGACGCGCTCTTCCAACGTGAGAATCCAAGGATTCATCGCCAACATTGATGAGGATGACCAACTTATATGGTTGTTGCTCACCAGATTTGAATCATTTGTGTCACTAATCTTGTTGCTTCGTCCGCCTCTCATGGTCACAAGCCATGGTAAAAGAACTTACGgatgagcagcagcagcagcaacgacaATGGCAACAAGAACGACTCCGACAGCAGCGGAAGACGATAAAAAGTCTCTTCCCACCAACCCACCAACCTCCGTTCGGGAAAATAATGCCATCGGTGTTTCCACTTTCGACCGGGGATAAATCCAACTACAGTCCGACCCCCAAAAAGGGATCCTCATGGGAGCAAACCCCTTCCCCTTCCTCGCTCTCCTCTTAGTCTTCCGTTCTCTGCCTGCTGGTAAAGTATGATTGAGCTGTGATCACATCTTTAGCTCTGGATTCTGTTGTTACTGATGATGCTGAGGTTTGCATGGGTTGTTTTGCAGTTGCAGCAGCAGCTAGAGCGGAGCAGCCGTTCGTGGGCGTGAACATTGGCACCGACGTGTCGAACCTGTTTCCGCCGGCGGACCTCGCCGCCTTCGTCGAGGCGCAGCAGATCAAGCACGTCCGCCTCTACGACGCCGACCCGGGAATCCTGTCGGCGCTGGCCGGTGCCGGCGTCTCCGTGGCCGTCGGCGTGCCCAATAACCAGCTGCTCGCCCTGGGCTCCTCCCCGGCCACCGCCGCCGCCTGGGTCGCCCGCCACGTCGTCCCCTTCCACCCGGACACCCCCATCTCGGCCGTGGCCGTGGGCGACGAGGTCCCCACCGCGCTGCCTTCGGTCCTCCCGCTCCTCCTCCCGGCCCTCCGCTCCCTCTCCGCCGCCCTCGCCGCCGCCAACCTCTCTTCCATCCCGGTCTCCACCCCGCTGCCATTTTCCGTCATCCTCGACCCCTTCCCGCCCTCCCAGGCCTACTTCAACCAGTCGCTGGCCAACGGCTTCCTCACCCCCCTCCTGCGTTTCCTCAACGACACCGCCGCGCCGCTCATGCTCAACCTCTACCCCTACTATGCCTTCATGCAGGGCCGCGGCGCCATTCCCCTCGACAACGCCCTCTTCAAGCCCCTCCGCCCGGCCCTCGAGGAGGTCGACCCCAACACCCTCCTCCACTACACCAACGTGCTCGACGCCATGATCGACGCCGCCTACGTCGCCATGCGCAACCTCAATTTCACCAGCGTGCCCGTGCTCATCACCGAGACCGGGTGGCCTGCCAATGGCTCCCGCCGTGacgagccctatgccacccgggagCTCGCCAGCATCTACAATTCCAACGTCATCCGCCACGTGCTCGACCGCGCCGGCACGCCGCTGCGCCCCGAGGCCACCCCCAGCGTCTACATCTACGAGCTGTTCGACGAGGACCTGCGCCCGGGTCCGGCGTCGGAAGCCAGCTGGGGCCTCTTCTACGGCAACGGGACGCCGGTGTACCTGCTGCACGTGGCGGGGGCCGGGGGTTTCCTGGCCAACGACACCACGAACCGGACGTACTGCGTGGCGGCGGAGGGGGCGGACCGGCGGGGGCTGCAGGCGGCGCTGGACTGGGCGTGCGGGCCGGGGCGGGCCAACTGTTCGGAGATACAGCCTGGGGAGAGCTGCTACGCGCCCAACGACGTGACTGGCCACGCCTCGTATGCCTTCGACAGCTACTACCAGAAGGAGGGGAAGGCCGCCGGCTCCTGCTACTTCCAGGGCGTCGCCATGGTCACCACCACCGACCCAAGTGCGTCAATTAAGCTTCTCTTTAGCTCAATTACTACTATTACAACCTGTTTCCATTGCATCATCTTAATTAAAATGTTACAGTGTTGCATTGCTTTAAGTTTACTGGTAGCTCAAAATCAATAGGAGTGAATTAACATCAATGGCTTGCTTATCAAAGGCCAAAAGCAAGCAGGTAGTGCAATTGAGTTTATTGAAAGGAGAGTTAGGTGGACTGGTAGGAGTAGATTTGGGTACCACAACAAAGAGATGGGACACTGAGCTCAGAGGAGAACAGCAGAGCAGCGCAGAGTGTGCTGGATCCTTCTGTAAATCTTGTTTGTTACTGCTTGCATCTGAATGCTATCCCATCAGAAGAACTCTGGTTGTGGAGGCCTTCTCACCTCTACCACAGCTTAAACAAGTCCTTTTAAGCTACTCTTCTACGTGAGGGTTGTCATTTTTGTACCATTGTTCAGCTACTGAGTTCTTCTGAAAGTGAGGGAAATCTGTTGCTTTTCTTTGTGTGCTCTCTCTTATCAGGTTGATTGTTCTAGGGCTAATGGGACCGTGGCCACAAAGGCATTAAACCAACCATGATAACATCAGGCCTATGAACAAGAAACCATTTGTTACTGATCATCTTTATGAACGATATTAGCTGTCTCAATTATTGAATTTTGAATTTCTTTTCTCAAGTGTAATTTTTAGTAGTGTGATTAAATACAATATTGTTTTTCTTATATAATGATTGGGTGTAATGGAAGAAAACATCTGTTATCGATATCTGATGTGTGTATCTTGCTTGCTTACTGACAAACCTACAAAGCCATTAACTAAAGATGAGAATGAGACAGCAGAATTAGCACAATCCTCCTCTTCATGTACTTCGGTAACCAAATATGAACCTATACTGACATTGAAAATCTCAATAGGCAAGAAAGAACAGAAGTCAGAAAGATTTGGTGTCCGAAAAACTCAGTGGGGGTCCATCGTAACAGGTTATCATGATTTCAAGGGAGGTCCATCACATTAGTCCATTGTACATTTAGTAATGGTTTTGTAAGACTCATACAAGTGCTGCATGACCGGATGTGTTTCTTTTTACTAGCTACTGCTTAAAAGATTCAGACTATGTTGAGGAGATAGCTGTCTTAATGCATCTGTTTGAGAAATGTTCTTCTCTGGCTGTTGTGCATCGCAATTAGGCCATTCTATGAAGTCCAAAATTGTAGTTGCAATTGTTTAATCGGCACCATATCTTCTTGCTTTACCTTTTAGCTATTTCTTATGGTACAAAAAATTCTAGTTCATTATTTTATCTTTCATTATGAGTGTATTACCTTATTATTGACCACTGAAAACACCATCATGCTACCTCGCAGGTCATGGGGATTGCATCTTTCCTGGAAGGTGAGAACTTTAATAGTCACTACCTTTTAACAGTTTTGACACTGCTCTAAATGCTCTAATTTTGTCCATTGGCATTTCAAGTTGTAAAATAAGACTACAGAAATACGCTAGAAGTTAACAATGATAGAAGTACAaaaaagtaataaaagtcatTATATGgttggaaaaaagaaagaaaatattagaaGCTAAAACTTATGTATAGATGAGGAACTCTTGAatatattttttgtcatttttctttaatttttcaaCTACTTGACCACCAAACCCCCTGTCTTTGATCCAAAAATGATTGATATAGTTCTAGTTTCCAATTCGATTATAAAAAGACATGGAAcagtttgttgttgttgttgttataaaTCTGATTACCAATATAAACCTTATTGGTAACATCCTAAATAATGAAAATGCTATTTCTTCTAAACTTTGTTGTTGTATCC
Protein-coding sequences here:
- the LOC135605860 gene encoding glucan endo-1,3-beta-glucosidase 1-like, whose amino-acid sequence is MGANPFPFLALLLVFRSLPAVAAAARAEQPFVGVNIGTDVSNLFPPADLAAFVEAQQIKHVRLYDADPGILSALAGAGVSVAVGVPNNQLLALGSSPATAAAWVARHVVPFHPDTPISAVAVGDEVPTALPSVLPLLLPALRSLSAALAAANLSSIPVSTPLPFSVILDPFPPSQAYFNQSLANGFLTPLLRFLNDTAAPLMLNLYPYYAFMQGRGAIPLDNALFKPLRPALEEVDPNTLLHYTNVLDAMIDAAYVAMRNLNFTSVPVLITETGWPANGSRRDEPYATRELASIYNSNVIRHVLDRAGTPLRPEATPSVYIYELFDEDLRPGPASEASWGLFYGNGTPVYLLHVAGAGGFLANDTTNRTYCVAAEGADRRGLQAALDWACGPGRANCSEIQPGESCYAPNDVTGHASYAFDSYYQKEGKAAGSCYFQGVAMVTTTDPSHGDCIFPGSKQMNVTGAGMNTTLASKAGIPSVLRLRTGIEHDHIIPMILSIMLVVSTLSWNHMS